The sequence ttaaaaccattttgaGATAAAGACAGCTTGAATCGCTGGAATATAGTGCATCAAAAACTACTTCTTCACTTTCTTCCATTGCTTTGATACAGGGCTTAATATGCAGAGCAAGAACTTGTAAGGGTAAAATTTCCCCACAGGTTTTGCATTGCGATTTTGGCATTTTGCTGAACTCTGGGCATTAGCAGATAGTGGCTCTGTGCTGATTTCATCTTGAAGTGGAATGATAAAAATCACATGTCTTCCATTATTGGATgcagtcttctttttttttttttttttttttttgcagttttgcaaTATAGCCTTCAGACTCGGGTGGGATTACACTAAGTTTTCTCTGGCCACATCCTACTTCAATATTTTGGAAAACAggaaagtgattttttttttttttaagtaataatGATGGCCAGCACTCTCTTGCAACAtgaaagtaaatacaaaattctTAAACTTGCCTTAAAATAATACTTATtagtagtgttgcaccgatgccattttttggccccgataccgatacccaatacctggctgtgcagtatcagCCGATACCGattccataccgataccatctgtttgaaattgatgtgtgtgtgtatatatgaagaactgcatactacttggatgtaaaataattgccatcattactttgtcaagctgctacctttgtaaagcaagaaaaagactaatacaaagtgaatccagtagaactagtgagtgtcgggagagagaaggctgcgttcaagtgacatacaaacatcaaaatggtatcggtgccctatttgttggtactcgccgataccaataccaccattttagcgCGGTATCGGggccccggccgatactggtatcggtgcaacactacttaTTAGAGATGTAATAACGCTACATTTGCGTACCTGCTTCCTTGTAAGACATGCATCCAAAGTCTCCAGTTTAGGGTATTCAGCTAGAAGGGCtgctgaaatcttttttttcaatatagaaaaaaaatacaacaaatcaaTAGCTTCTTAATAAAAGATTATTACAATTCAAATAACGGATAGTAACAACAGATTCAGAcaaaattgtttttgtaaaaatgttccAACTTGAAATGCAAGTAACCAACGCCAAGTGGGACGAACTAACTGGTGTCCAAAGTGAAACCCTTACCATGTTTACTCTGGATCAACAGACCTGGTAATGGGTCTGAAAGTCAAGTTCAACAAAATTATCTTAAAGGTTCATAAAACCTCTATAACCTATTTCCACTTTAATCAATTATTGTCAAATGTTATCGACTAACTTATAACACTTGATCATATAAAGTAATGTATGCAAAAATCCATAATAGTAATAATTCGCCTATTGTAATCAAGAAGTCTGATGATGGTcttcattttgatttttttcttttggataaagCATCACAATTCTGTTAAAACATTCATCCACTTATTGAGATTAATTTGTCTGAAACAACAGTGATCACTACAAGCAGTTTCCACTGTGCTAATGATTGGGTTACTCAGACTCAGACTtgctttaatgatcccagggggaaattacttttgttacatgctccagaatacacacattgttatatatatatatatatatatatatatatatatatatatatatatatatatatatatatatatatatatatatatatatatatatatatatatatatatatatatatttactgttATAGGATAATTTCAGAAACGTTCACCTCTGCATGGCTGCTGTGCTCTGTCAGTGATATCAGGCGTTTACCGAGGCCTGCCATTAACATCCTGAGCTCCTGGGGGACCCTTCTGGAGTTCTGGTCATGGGTctcagaagtttaaaaaaataaaaataaattggtgAACAATCTTTGAGTGGCGCAGGAAATCTTAATTTTCCACTGGTCCTTTCTCGTCTGAAAAGACCAGAAAAAGACCTGcgaagaaaatataaaatgtaaaatatagcACACAAAACCCAAACAGCCAACAAACAGATAAACATTGTAGTCACGTTAATATATAAAGTCATAATTTCTAACTTTGTCATCTCTTGCTGGACATTAGCCTGTCTCAGTGTTAGTTCCTGACTTGGAGATGGACCCTGAATTTCAAGCTGAGCTTGCTGATTCTGGCTTGGAGTCTGAACTGTTGCTGTTAAAAGTGTCAGCAAGTTCCTGGCTGCAGACTCAATTTGAGCAAACTTTGGTTTGCATACAAAATAGAACACAAGCAATTTCCCTAAGCATTTTCTTATTGTCAATATCAACTccttgcaattattttaaattccttaAGAACCCACTTTACACATGCATTTTGTCTGCATAGTATCCTAACACAGTTTGGCTGACTGGACGAATAGAAGTGTTATTGGTTTGACAGTTTTAGGATCAATTATCAAATCCAAACACCGATTTAGGTTTACACCAATAACAACAATAgacagttgttaaaaaaaaacattatgatcTGTTAACAATGCCTTAATTTGCTTATCTACTCTGGTTCTTCCAAAATGCCACAGTAAATGGAGAAGCTAACCAGAGGGGCTGtattacaaagcaaaagttgttttagcacGGTAAGGCTAGCTTTCATGTTATTTGCTCTGAAATGTCACACGGTCCCTTGCCCGAACATAGCAgtgcctttaactgaaatcgTATATGCTCTATGTGCATAATTATGACATAGTTAGCTAAACATTTTTCAGCGGGAAACATTTGAAACTCACCTGTGGGGTGCTCATGGTGTTAGCTTTGAAATCACGTCAGTCTTCCTCAGCCAGACCACTCCTTCTTTCATCCCAGCGCGTTTCAGTTGTTTCGATTGCGGATGAGTGAAATCATGCAATATCTTGTTAGATAATTATTTAGATTAATTTTAACATTGTTTAATTGCACTGAGTACGTTTATGAACAGAACATGCATTTATGTCAAATTAAGACTAAACTTATTGTGATTCTGGCCGGCTGTCTGCTTCATCGATCTCCTGCTGCACCTCCTAATTAATGTGATCTGCTTTACCTGAGATCCTCTGGCAGCAGTTAATTACCTACACCTGTTCATCTGCCTTTATATACTGGATTTCCACTATCTTATGCTGTCAGAGTATTGACAACCTTTTGTGAGTAGATGGCTAGCGGTCGTCTTTGCCTGCCAATCTGTAAAATTACCAACCTGGTTCTTGTTCCTTGGATTTCCTTGCCTTGCTATTGACTGATACCTTGTTTGGCTTCAAGAGTATTTTGGATTTTGACCTGAATTGCCTCATGACCACGACCCTTGCCAAGCCCTTAGAATCTGTCAGCTATTATACCACAGCGTACCCGTCCAGATCAACCCCTAAAGGTCTGCCCAGTGTGAACCGTGTGCTCCTGCCTAGAGCTGTCTGCGTTTGCCTGCACCAGGgctttaactttaatttaaataaaatattttaaactccAACACTATCTGGTTTGAATATTGTGTTCTCTGTCTGCTCTGGCATTACAGAACCCTAGAATTAACTAGTCATTTATAGCCATTGTAATCCCAAAATTTGGTGTCTTATGCTTCTTTAAGACAGTATCCTTGACACCTCAGAGAGGATAGCAGAGAGTAAAGCACTAAATATGAAGGCAGAGCTGTTTCAAAATTTCATCCCAAATCTGTCACTGAATGTTCATGGTTTACAGGTGGAAAGAATAAGTCATACTAGCCAGGGTTAAATGTTACAAATTAACTACATAGGAATATGTTCCTCACTaacataaataactaaaataaatctgctCATCCTAAAATTGCATGGTCTGCAGAGCAGAAACAGTCCACAGTGCCAACAAGTTACCTTTatgcagtgattttttttttacacttcagtttatttgtataacaccAATTTACAACAAATCAGATATCATCCTACAAGATAAACAGGCATTATTCGTTTCCAGCCAAATTCAAGTTATTTGGCCAATTGGTACAACTTTAAGTAATCCTGTCTAATGCATTGTATTTGCAGCAATCCACTTTAAAAACGATATAAATCCGTTTGAAAACGAAAGTTCCAGCAGAACAAGGTTCCGGATGAGTGGCCATCTGCTGTGGCCAAATGGGGGATTGAGACAAAGCAGAAGATAAGAAGCAAAGTAGCAAAAAAGGTAATACCTTATAAAAAAAGAGATGCCAAAATTTGAACAAAACAAGGCAGACAGTAGGATGGAAATGCTATGTGATTATGTAAAGTCAAATACAATTAATCAATGTTGATTTTTGAAATATAATGAAGAACTGATAAAGGAGTGAACTCCTTTTGGATTTTAATCTATGAAAACAGTAATGAGCTGACCGGATCATttccatttccaaatatatgatGTAAACATTTCACAAGGAAATACACTGCTGGTTGATTCGTTGTCTGCAATTAATCATAATCATCAGATTAAAATTATATAACAACTTGGGACAGCATTTGGACACTAAGATATAACCTAAAGACCTTTGTAACAGTTACCTACGTTGCTAAAATGAGTTTCTGCTGATCTGGAACTGAGCTAGAAACATGGGCTATTTGTTTGTTGATGTACCGTTTGAAATGCTTTGTGAAATTTACAGACTTATTGTGTTTCTGCGAGAGGTTGTGTGTAAATCATGCAGATTAATTTTTAACTGCGTAGTCCAACTGCTTCTGAGTGATGAGCATTTAAAGAGTTGTTAGTGTCTGTTTACTGTTCTGATTGttcagtaatagtaatatcatctttattgtcattgaaacatacattacaacaaaatgtgttctctgcttttagaGTTGGACGATAGACAAAGATGAGCATTGTGAACTCCTCACATGTATGTTTGTTTGCATGAATACAAAAACGAAACATTGATCGGTCCATGTTTATCTCTGTCAATCTGCGTTGTGCGGGAATGTGATATTGAACTTCTGGACCCTGACTGGATCGGTTTGACTTCTGCTTTAAGATTTTGTGACGATATTAGGTGCTGTTGCAGATACCCGAGCTGGTCGTACTGTTTTTTTAGCAACTGCAATAGATGACCATGATGGATACGATCAAAATGGCGACAGCTCTTGTGAGGATTCTTGCATTAGAACTGATGCTtgtgggagctgcagaaatATAGAAAAACAAGATGAGGCACTGATTTGCATCTTTCTCAATCACAGTAATGTATatgggaaaaaagaaacagaattaTACGACAGTGTTATCTTACATGGCATGACACGAAGGATGATGAGGCATTTAACTGACTGGACCTTGTTGCTTGATGTGCAGATGTAGATTCCTGAGGTGTTTTGGGAGATGTCATACAAAGACAGAGTGCCTCCAGCTGAAGGACAACATATCAGTTACAGTTACTGTAAATGCATGCTCTTTCTATACACAGTATATTAGAaacttcaataaaataaaaagttcaaatagTGTGCAATAAGAAATATAACTAACAACCTTGTCTATGAGTAATTGCATCTTacttaaggggaaaaaagtattATTTCATTAAACTTAAATAATCCATCTTTGCATAGACTTTAAATTGTGTAAAATGTACAAATCTACGAATTTGGTTACTTTAGTAGGAAAAGAAgaagcttaaaaataaataaaaagagccaagcaactttaaagaaaaaagtcacATTGAAACTGCATGTAAATTtctaaattgtttactttttggCAGAATTATCCACCAGatcttaaaaattattatacatTAAAGCTATATACCTATGATCCTATATTATAATTCATCTCCTAAAAGGTTACCTACAGGTTATCCTGACAATGTACTGTGAAATAATCTGCAGGTCTTTGAGCAGATAATTGCACTGCTTCAAAATATAATCAGTAAACAAATTTAGATTGTAATTGACCATTTAATTTTTGATTGCTGATGCATTTAAACTTATAGTGAAAGCTTGCCCACAGCGATACCAAAAACATGTGGTTTGGCCACATATTCTGCAAATCCTCATCAAAAAGTCAGAAATAAATCAAGCTTAATGTTAATCTTATAACTTTAATAAATTGTTTACAGTCATTGTCAATTTCACACgttgatatttttgttttggcagAGACAAATGAAATCATTCGTTTTTATCATTCTAGGCCCAGGAATGAATTGTAACTTGCTGTCAGCGGTGCTTGGGTCTTGAACGCGAGAGGTCCCGTTCATATCCCAGCTCTCCCATCTGTAACTGGGAGGAGGGAACCCTTCCATAGAATTACAGGTGAGGCTGATGTTTTGACCATACTCTGCTTTACCCTGAGTCCGGCAGATGGGTGGAGAGGGAGGCCCTTGAAAGTGAAAAACAATGGGTTATTTTTGTCTCTGACAGTTCCTTGGATAAATCACTGAAAAAATATATCATGGCAAACATCTGTCCATGCTTCATGATCATAATCTGTGGTTCTTGTTGTCATACTTTGTGCTATAAAATCTAGATTAGTTACCCCAccaaaaatatgaaattatgaCAGATATAAAAAGGAATAGATACaattaaaagaagaataaaagtattagTCATTTAATTCTAATGTGTAAAAAGTGATTGGTTTTGCACCCTAAAAGTTTGTTCCAAGTTACTATGACAGTGAGAGATGATAGAAGCCTTTGCTCTGTGATGAAATACTGCTGGATGTAAATTAGCTCTGAAATGTAGTGTGAATGGCTGAAATTAATATAGGATTATAATCCTTATACcctgtttacactacccctttttaaccgtgccgagatcgttccgagctcggtaaccgagataactatcgagtgtaaatggaatgcaaactgaactgaaccgagccagacacaaccagacCGCACTAAATGCAGCCCAGTTCCAGGGGTGGGTTCGGCTCGGTTTTTTTCTGGCCCAGTTgtctaataacaaagagcgcatgagcaggcCGCATCAtttccttacagtcagctgacatttcagacattcataaaaatactaagTTCCCTACCttgacacacgatttccagtgatgattctgcttaaagccgggcgtacactgtacgagtttttccccttttcgggccgattcttcagttgtgcgagcattttttgaatcgggccgaatttcagtttgatcgtagagggggggagggggggaggaggggggaatggcttctcacgactatctcccgatcaggaatcggacggtcggtgaaaatcaaacatgtttgaaattcagtcggctgtcgtgaggtttttgtgagcgcatcctgctgttcaagcagagctacgaggaggcgccctcccctcctctccgtccccgccagcggagggagggaagcgggcgtccctgaagcaacctccggccggtgttggggagggcgagccgtccggtccgcgcaacgcgctggccgcctgtttcggcactcctccgctcgcggggggcggggggttgcgggccgggcgacctgccgtgccgcgtggccgccggtgcgtctcgtccctcctctctcccctccgttcccccgaagcccggtgcctcctgcgggcctcgccagagctgggctcgaacccctgctctgggtccctgtcacctaccgtcgctcgcctgcctctgccaccacagcgagcggtcccagaggggacacgacgtacagtgtgagcagttcggtctcgtccgagcgtcgcgctgcacagatcgtgagtcgtgaactttttaaaccccgcggttccgtcgcacagtttgagatgtatataagtacctcgtacagtgtacgcccggctttagcagtgtgatgaacctcagcatctattgtttcctgcatctgtaaatcctgattagatgttcgtttgtcttatccacttcccaaaagccgaccctgtcaagtaaattcaccaaaagttggtgtcttcgcctgactctccgcaaacaatgaAATATAACTAAACATAACtccctgaatgttacgggcgccgccatttttgcCTAATTTCCTCCTTCAAGCCTAGGGaacagtagtaccgcagatcgtcactaggaggcaaggaaaccaaggaaccgagatagcgtattatataaacggtcgtcagaaccaagctcggcttggttaactgatccaagcacggaccgagctcggcatggatcggtttaacaagggtagtgtaaatggggctttagtGTGTTGTACGTAAAACTAGACTGAAACATTACCTAGAACAGTCAAACGTGCTGTGTCTGCTGGTTGCCCATAATCATCTCTGGGGATCTGGACACGACACTCAAACTCTTTGTTTTCTGCCATTGTGATGGAGGAAAGCTTAAGATCAGCTTTGCCAGAAGCAACATTTACATCCACAGACACCCGACCTTCGTACTTTGGACTGATGTCTGTGAGTCCAGCGGGGTAATAATGGGTCAGAATGAGGGTCTGTTGAGAATGACAGCATTAGATAAATATCTTAATTCAttaatctgaaaaaaacaaacatgcagatATTGACCTCCTCAGCAGGAGTGTCTGGACCCTCAGCAGACCATGAGATGATGACAATGGGTGGATTGCTTTGAGTGGTTTTAAATGTGCAGGGCAGAGTGATGTTCTCTCCTCTGGCAAACTCATACTGACTCTTAGGGATGTCAACCTGGAGGGCTGCAACAGCTGACCACACTGTTATAAATTAAGACAAATGGTTGTTACCAATATTGTGCAATAATGTTATTGAATAAACGCAAATCTGGTCAACACTGTAGCTAGTCTACATTTAGGACTGAGTagaactttattattattggtttTATATGCAAAAACAGCAATTCACATGTTTTGTCAGTCATCTTTTGTGCTTTTGCTAAAATTATTTGATGTTTTGGAAAATGGAACAAAGGCCTTACAAGAGCGTGTGATGGACACACTCGCCAAACGATcagtaaaaatacaaattttccaGTAATTACCAATTTtgtttgttgctatatttaacAAAGTAATTATTGGATTAACCATCACTCCTAAATTATAAGCagcatatttttaaaagaggccttgtgttttaaaatgtgcacTACTGATTACTGGTTCAAGTACTGCTGGGTATTTTAGCACACGTTATTGTTTTCAGTAATGGCTGACAAAAACGTCCAAGTGAAAGTACTGTTCATTACCACAATgaactctctctttttttaaatccagacaGGGGATGCTGAAAGTGCACAAACAGGTGTGATCATGCAAGGAAACAAGTAAACTCCATTTTACAACAACACTCACCCACACAAAGCAGGACCAAGGTTGGAATCCTCTCCATGACAAAGGTGGAAATTTGGTTAAACAAAACTTACTAAAAGTGACAAGGCTGCTttttaatctgtaaaaaaaaatatcaatactATTAATAAGTTATAGAAATCCATCTGTGTTTTGTCATTAAATAGATTTAGCAGTATTAAGTTGACAGCTGATGAAATATTCCTCAGGACAAAAtttcacatttcattacaaaataataaataaatgaataaataaaactaataatcAGAGACCAACAATTAATTGGAGACAGGGAACATTTGGTTACCTTTATACAAATCAATTTATGGATGAAATAGTAATCTAGGTTTTTGTTTCAAAAGGTAACTTATGCCTTTAAATCAGATGAACAGGTCAGAATTCATATCTTTCCAAAACATCCCTCCAGTAAAACATGTGCTCACTGGCACAACTTAAGCCAAACCCTTTGGCAC comes from Fundulus heteroclitus isolate FHET01 chromosome 4, MU-UCD_Fhet_4.1, whole genome shotgun sequence and encodes:
- the LOC118562832 gene encoding cell surface A33 antigen-like, translating into MERIPTLVLLCVVWSAVAALQVDIPKSQYEFARGENITLPCTFKTTQSNPPIVIISWSAEGPDTPAEETLILTHYYPAGLTDISPKYEGRVSVDVNVASGKADLKLSSITMAENKEFECRVQIPRDDYGQPADTARLTVLGPPSPPICRTQGKAEYGQNISLTCNSMEGFPPPSYRWESWDMNGTSRVQDPSTADTGGTLSLYDISQNTSGIYICTSSNKVQSVKCLIILRVMPSPTSISSNARILTRAVAILIVSIMVIYCSC